The DNA window GCCGCCGCCGTCATCTCGCGCAGCGGCGACGTCATCCCGTGCGCGAGGATCTGCGTCACCACCAGCGCCGCGACGAGCGCGGCCAGGAGGGCATATCGGAACTGCCACTGCGCGGTGATCCAGAACGTGAGCGACGCGAGCACCAGCGACGCGCCCACCAGCAGGCCGGTCTTGGCCTTGAACGAGCGCAGCGGGTCGAGCGGACGGGGCCAGTTCATCGCGGCACCTCCAGCGCATAACCGACCCCGTGCACCGTGCGGATGACGGCGCCACCGAGCTTGCGGCGCAACGCCTTCACATGGCTGTCGACGGTACGACTGCTCGCGCCCGCGCCCCAACCCCACACCTGTTCGAGCAGCGTCTCGCGGGCGATGGCGGCCCGCGGTCGGGACGCGAGGTGCGCGAGCAGGTCGAACTCGGTACGCGTCAGATGCACCTCCGCACCGCCACACCGGACCAGCCGGGCGCTCAGGTCGATCGACACGTCACCGAGCACCACGACGTCCGACCGCGTCGTCCGGTCGGAGCGGCGCAGCAGCGCCGCGATCCGCGCCACCAGTACCCGCATGCTGAACGGCTTGCTCAGGTAGTCGTCGGCGCCGACACCGAGTCCGATCACCATGTCGGTCTCGTCGGTCCGCGCGGTGAGCATCAGCACCGGCACCGGGCGCGCGGCCTGGATGCGCCGGCACACCTCGAGTCCGTCGAATCCCGGCAACATGACGTCGAGCACCACCGCGTCGGGACCGAAGGCGTCGCACTCGGTCACCGCCGTGGGCCCGTCGAACGCGACGCGGACGTCGTAGCCCTCGGCCCGCAGGCGCGCGGCGATCGTGTCGGAGATCGTGCGCTCGTCGTCGACGACGAGCACGCGGCGCTGGCTACCCGGTTCGCGGTTGATCACGGGATCGACTGTATTTCTCGGGTGTGGGGATCCCCCGGAGAAGTTGTGAAGGTTGTGTGCAGGTTTCCCCCTCGCTCCGACCCCGGCCGCCACTCCCCCGCGTTTCGCGCACTTGTCGCGGCCCCGGGCCCGGCCCCGGCTGCCGCGCGAGAAGTGCGCGAACGCGAGGAGGGAAGGGGGCCGAGTGATGCTCGACACTTTCCGGTGGTGCTCGACTTCGTTTCTTACTCCGGAGTAAGGTAGGGGCGTCCGAGACCGAACCGCGAGAAATGGTCATGATGAGCAACCAAGACGTTGTGAAGACGAACGGCGCCGCGCGTGAGCCCCGCGACACTTCGGCGGTCGGCCTGAACCCGGTCAAGCGCGACGCGATGGGTGCCGCGATGCGGTTCCTGACCCGCATCACGGGATCCGACCTGGCCGAGAAGTACAACCTGCGGCAGGTCATCGACCGCGTCACCTACGAGGGCACGAAGACGGGATTCAAGACCCTCGGCGCCGCGACCCGCACCTTCAACCGGGTCTCCGGCAACGGTGCCCCCACCCGGTTGCCCGACGGGGCGACCCGGAACGCCGGCTACTTCGACCTGACGCCCGACGAAGACCAGCAGATGATCGTCGAGACGGTGCGCGAGTTCTCGGCCGAGATCCTGCGCCCGGCCGCACACGACGCCGACGAGGCCGCCGAGGCGCCCGCGGACCTCCTGAAGCGCTCCGCCGAACTGGGCATCACACTCATCAACATCCCGGAGGAGCTCGAGGGCGTGGCCTCCGAGCGCGGCGCGGTCACCAACGCGCTCGTCGCCGAGGCCCTCGCCCACGGCGACATGGGTCTGGCACTGCCGATCCTGGCGCCGAGCGGTGTGGCCGTCGCCCTCACCCAGTGGGGCACCGACGCCCAGCAGAAGACGTACCTCCCGGCGTTCGCCGGCGACAACGTCCCGGCCGCCGCCGTCGTGGTGAGCGAGCCCCGCGCGTTGTTCGACCCGTTCGCGCTGCAGACCAAGGCGGTCCGCTCCCCCAGCGGCTACAAGCTCAACGGCGTCAAGAGCCTCGTGCCCGCCGCAGGTTCGGCCGAATTGTTCGTCGTGGCCGCCGAACTCGACGGCCGTCCGGCGTTCTTCATCGTCGAGTCGGACACCGAGGGCCTGGTCGTGGAGGCCGACCCGAGCATGGGCCTGCGGGCCGCCGGGCTGGGCCGGTTGATCCTCACCGACGTCGCGGTGCCGGAATCGGCGATCCTCGGCGACGGTGACGCCGACCAGCGCGCCCGCGAGTACGCCGACGCGGTGCGACTCGCACGCCTGGGCTGGGCGTCGCTCGCGGTGGGCACCAGCCAGGCCGTGCTCGACTACGTGATCCCCTACGTCAACGAGCGGGAGGCGTTCGGCGAGCCCGTCAGCCACCGGCAGGCGGTGGCGTTCATGGTCGCCAACATCGGAATCGAACTCGACAGCATGCGGCTCGTGACGCTGCGGGGCGCATCCCGCGCCGAACAGGGCCTGTCGTTCGCCCGCGAGGCCGCACTGGCCCGCAAGCTCGCGGCGGACAAGGGCATGCAGATCGGGCTGGACGGCGTCCAGCTGCTGGGCGGTCACGGCTTCACCAAGGAGCACCCGGTGGAGCGCTGGTACCGCGACCTGCGAGCCGTCGGCGTGGCCGAGGGCATCGTCCTCATCTGACGCCCACCCGATCCGTCGGACCTTTCGACCAGGAGACCTCTTCGATGATCAATCTCGAACTTCCCAAGAAGCTGAAGGCCTCTGCGAACCAGGCGCATCAGGTCGCAGCGCAGATCTTCCGTCCCATCTCCCGCAAGTACGACCTCGCCGAGCACGAGTACCCCAAGGAACTCGACACCATGGCCGCCATGGTCGAGGGTCTCAACGACTCCGGCCAGGGCGCGTCCGGCGCCGCGCTCGGCCGCGGCGACGACAAACCCAAGGCCGTCGGCAACACCAACGGCGGCAACATGGCGTCGCTGATGAACGTGATCGAGACCTGTTGGGGTGACGTGGGTCTGACCCTGTCGATCCCGTACCAGGGTCTCGGGAACTCGGCGATCGCCGCGGTCGCCACCGACGAGCAGCTCGAACGCTTCGGCAAGGTGTGGGCCTCGATGGCGATCACCGAGTCCAGCTTCGGATCGGACTCGGCGGCGGTCACCACCACCGCGGTGCTCGACGGCGACGAGTGGGTCCTCAACGGCGAGAAGATCTTTGTCACCGCCGGCGAGCGCTCCACACACGTCGTGGTGTGGGCGACGGTCGACAAGAGCAAAGGGCGCGCGGCCATCAAGTCGTTCGTCGTACCGCGGGACGCGCCGGGACTGAGCGTCGCCCGACTCGAACACAAGCTCGGCATCAAGGCGTCCGATACCGCGGTCCTGCTCCTCGAGGACTGCCGCATTCCCAAGGACAACCTGCTGGGCGATCCGGAAGTGAACGTGGAGAAGGGCTTCGCGGGCGTCATGCAGACGTTCGACAACACCCGCCCCATCGTTGCGGGCATGGCCGTCGGGCTCGGCCGCGCGGCGCTCGAGGAGCTGCGCGCCATCCTGCAGGAGGCCGGCGTCGAGATCTCGTACGACACCCCTGCCTACAACCAGCACGCCGCGGCCGCCGAGTTCCTGGCGCTCGAAGCCGACTGGGAGGCGTCGTACCTGCTGGCACTGCGGGCGGCGTGGATGGCCGACAACAAGAAGCCGAACTCGCTCGAGGCCTCGATGTCGAAGGCCAAGGCCGGCCGCACCGGAACCGCGGTGTCGCTCAAGGCCGTCGAGCTCGCCGGCACCTACGGCTACTCGCAGCGCCCGCTGCTCGAGAAGTGGGCCCGCGACAGCAAGATTCTCGACATCTTCGAGGGCACCCAGCAGATCCAGCAGCTCATCATCGCCCGCCGCCTGCTCGGCAAGACGTCCGCCGAGCTGAAGTAGGCCCGACCGCCGCTACCCGATACCCAGACAGGGGTGCCCGCCGCACACGCGCCGGGCACCCTTCGTCGCATCGGCCCGGCTCAGCGCTCCATGAGGTTGGAGCGTCCCGCCACCACCGGGATCCACAGCACCGCCAGCAACGCCATGGCCGCCCACTCGACGAGCAGGCCGTAGCCGATGCTGCCGGCGTGGACGCCGCGGACGCTGTGCTGGGACCAGTAGGTGAGCAGCCCCAGCGCGGTGCCGACGGTGACACCGGCCATGGCGACCCACGCGAACACCCAGCGGCGGGTCCACG is part of the Rhodococcus sp. SGAir0479 genome and encodes:
- a CDS encoding acyl-CoA dehydrogenase family protein, with amino-acid sequence MINLELPKKLKASANQAHQVAAQIFRPISRKYDLAEHEYPKELDTMAAMVEGLNDSGQGASGAALGRGDDKPKAVGNTNGGNMASLMNVIETCWGDVGLTLSIPYQGLGNSAIAAVATDEQLERFGKVWASMAITESSFGSDSAAVTTTAVLDGDEWVLNGEKIFVTAGERSTHVVVWATVDKSKGRAAIKSFVVPRDAPGLSVARLEHKLGIKASDTAVLLLEDCRIPKDNLLGDPEVNVEKGFAGVMQTFDNTRPIVAGMAVGLGRAALEELRAILQEAGVEISYDTPAYNQHAAAAEFLALEADWEASYLLALRAAWMADNKKPNSLEASMSKAKAGRTGTAVSLKAVELAGTYGYSQRPLLEKWARDSKILDIFEGTQQIQQLIIARRLLGKTSAELK
- a CDS encoding acyl-CoA dehydrogenase family protein, giving the protein MVMMSNQDVVKTNGAAREPRDTSAVGLNPVKRDAMGAAMRFLTRITGSDLAEKYNLRQVIDRVTYEGTKTGFKTLGAATRTFNRVSGNGAPTRLPDGATRNAGYFDLTPDEDQQMIVETVREFSAEILRPAAHDADEAAEAPADLLKRSAELGITLINIPEELEGVASERGAVTNALVAEALAHGDMGLALPILAPSGVAVALTQWGTDAQQKTYLPAFAGDNVPAAAVVVSEPRALFDPFALQTKAVRSPSGYKLNGVKSLVPAAGSAELFVVAAELDGRPAFFIVESDTEGLVVEADPSMGLRAAGLGRLILTDVAVPESAILGDGDADQRAREYADAVRLARLGWASLAVGTSQAVLDYVIPYVNEREAFGEPVSHRQAVAFMVANIGIELDSMRLVTLRGASRAEQGLSFAREAALARKLAADKGMQIGLDGVQLLGGHGFTKEHPVERWYRDLRAVGVAEGIVLI
- a CDS encoding response regulator transcription factor produces the protein MLVVDDERTISDTIAARLRAEGYDVRVAFDGPTAVTECDAFGPDAVVLDVMLPGFDGLEVCRRIQAARPVPVLMLTARTDETDMVIGLGVGADDYLSKPFSMRVLVARIAALLRRSDRTTRSDVVVLGDVSIDLSARLVRCGGAEVHLTRTEFDLLAHLASRPRAAIARETLLEQVWGWGAGASSRTVDSHVKALRRKLGGAVIRTVHGVGYALEVPR